The following are encoded together in the Nocardia sp. XZ_19_385 genome:
- a CDS encoding ethanolamine ammonia-lyase subunit EutB: protein MSWYTQTLGGVTYRFDGLVELLAKATPLRSGDELAGCAAGSDAERAAAQWALAEVPLTEFLNEPVVPYETDEVTRLIIDSHDRVAFQPISQLSVGGLRDRLLEVAAGERAAATLRALAPGLTPEMVAAVSKIMRNQDLIAVARAVEVTAGFRTTIGLPGRLGTRLQPNHPTDDPRGIAAAVLDGLLLGCGDAVIGINPATDSPQATADLLHLLDEVRTRFDIPAQSCVLSHVTTTLGLIEAGAPVDLVFQSIAGTEGANAGFGVNISLLREANEAGRSLGRGTVGDNVMYLETGQGSALSAGAHLGTGGKPVDQQTLEARAYAVARDLDPLLVNTVVGFIGPEYLYDGKQIIRAGLEDHFCGKLLGLPMGVDVCYTNHAEADQDDMDTLLTLLGAAGCAFVIAVPGADDVMLGYQSLSFHDALYARRVLGLRPAPEFETWLSGLGMLDHTGRILPVEPLSSPLRALAGAR, encoded by the coding sequence ATGAGCTGGTACACACAGACTCTCGGCGGCGTCACCTATCGGTTCGACGGCTTGGTCGAGCTGCTCGCGAAGGCGACGCCGCTGCGCAGCGGCGACGAGTTGGCCGGGTGCGCCGCGGGTTCGGATGCCGAACGCGCCGCCGCCCAGTGGGCGCTGGCCGAGGTGCCGCTCACCGAATTCCTGAACGAGCCGGTGGTGCCGTATGAGACCGACGAGGTCACCCGGCTGATCATCGATTCCCACGATCGTGTTGCCTTCCAGCCGATTTCGCAGCTGAGCGTGGGCGGGCTCCGGGATCGGCTGCTGGAGGTGGCGGCAGGGGAGCGGGCCGCGGCCACGTTGCGTGCGCTCGCGCCCGGGCTGACTCCGGAGATGGTGGCCGCCGTCAGCAAGATCATGCGTAATCAGGACCTGATCGCGGTGGCCCGGGCGGTCGAGGTGACCGCCGGATTCCGCACGACCATCGGGTTGCCCGGACGGCTCGGCACCCGGCTCCAACCGAACCACCCCACCGACGATCCGCGCGGTATCGCCGCCGCGGTACTGGACGGGCTGCTGCTCGGCTGCGGCGACGCGGTGATCGGCATCAACCCGGCCACCGACTCGCCGCAGGCCACCGCCGACCTGCTGCACCTGCTCGACGAGGTGCGGACCCGTTTCGACATCCCGGCTCAGTCGTGTGTGCTCTCGCATGTGACCACCACGCTCGGGCTCATCGAGGCGGGTGCGCCGGTGGATCTGGTGTTCCAGTCCATCGCGGGTACCGAAGGCGCGAACGCCGGTTTCGGCGTGAACATTTCGCTGCTGCGGGAGGCCAACGAGGCCGGGCGCTCGCTGGGACGCGGCACCGTCGGCGATAACGTGATGTATCTGGAAACCGGTCAGGGCTCGGCGCTTTCGGCGGGCGCGCACCTGGGGACCGGCGGCAAACCGGTCGACCAGCAGACCCTGGAGGCGCGCGCGTACGCGGTCGCCCGCGACCTGGACCCGTTGCTGGTGAACACCGTCGTCGGATTCATCGGACCCGAATACCTCTATGACGGAAAGCAAATCATCCGCGCCGGGCTCGAAGACCACTTCTGCGGAAAGCTGCTCGGCCTGCCGATGGGGGTGGACGTCTGCTACACCAACCATGCCGAAGCCGACCAGGACGACATGGACACCCTGCTCACCCTGCTCGGCGCGGCGGGCTGTGCGTTCGTGATCGCGGTGCCGGGCGCGGACGACGTGATGCTGGGTTATCAGAGCCTGAGTTTTCACGATGCGCTGTACGCGCGACGGGTGCTCGGTCTACGTCCCGCGCCGGAATTCGAGACGTGGCTGTCGGGGCTGGGGATGCTGGACCACACCGGGAGGATACTTCCGGTCGAGCCGTTGTCCTCGCCGCTACGGGCCCTGGCAGGTGCCCGATGA